The proteins below come from a single Faecalibaculum rodentium genomic window:
- the ftsH gene encoding ATP-dependent zinc metalloprotease FtsH, translating to MNRQPKQKKSLYRYWLITLIVLLVVNLLIGPMLQGARTTQESYSSFLDKVEEKDVSKAEIDNGTIYYELKGEDGKTYAAQAVNDPDLVNRLREAGVEFSAVKPSTTSPFLYSMLSLFLPWLLLWGLGYWFFRRMQKKMSQASDSMSFTPGDDQDKGGGFGGFGGMFGGMNGLGKSNAKVYKGEQTNTKFSDVAGQEEAKNNLIEIVDFLKNPKKYQEIGAKMPKGALLVGPPGTGKTLLARAVAGEAGVPFFAISGSEFVEMFVGRGAAKVRDLFKQAREKAPCIVFIDEIDTVGKKRDAGGISGNDEREQTLNQLLAEMDGFDGSKGVVLLAATNRPETLDPALTRPGRFDRRIPVELPDLKGREDILKLHAKNVKASPSIDYNEIARAAAGTSGADLANIVNEGALLAVRDGRKQVTQRDMEEAIEIVIAGEQKKGAVISPRERMIVAYHEIGHALVAAKSKNAAPVHKITIIPRTKGALGYTMQVEAEETNLLTKEEAYQRIVTYTGGRAAEELVFHSITSGAANDIEQATKLARAMVTRLGMSENFGMTALESVNNAYLGGDTSLACSDETAAKIDVEVVALIGSAYTDATKILSDNIMKLHELAKYLYEKETITGEEFMEILNRPADDSAAAAQA from the coding sequence ATGAACAGACAACCGAAACAGAAGAAATCTCTGTACAGATACTGGCTGATCACGCTGATCGTGCTGCTGGTCGTCAACCTGCTGATCGGGCCGATGCTGCAGGGAGCCAGGACCACACAGGAGAGCTACTCTTCCTTCCTGGACAAAGTGGAGGAAAAGGACGTCTCGAAGGCGGAGATCGACAACGGCACCATTTACTACGAGCTCAAGGGAGAGGACGGAAAAACCTATGCAGCCCAGGCGGTCAACGATCCGGACCTGGTGAATCGCCTGCGGGAAGCCGGTGTGGAATTCAGCGCCGTGAAACCCAGCACGACGTCCCCGTTCCTGTACTCCATGCTCTCACTGTTCCTGCCCTGGCTGCTGCTGTGGGGACTGGGATACTGGTTCTTCAGGCGGATGCAAAAAAAGATGTCGCAGGCTTCGGATTCCATGTCCTTCACACCCGGTGATGACCAGGACAAAGGTGGCGGATTCGGTGGCTTTGGCGGAATGTTCGGCGGCATGAACGGCCTGGGCAAGTCCAATGCCAAGGTCTACAAAGGAGAGCAGACCAACACGAAATTCTCCGACGTGGCGGGTCAGGAAGAAGCCAAGAACAATCTGATTGAAATCGTGGACTTCCTGAAAAACCCGAAAAAGTACCAGGAAATCGGTGCAAAGATGCCCAAGGGCGCTTTGCTTGTGGGTCCTCCGGGAACCGGCAAGACGCTGCTGGCCCGGGCGGTGGCCGGTGAAGCCGGTGTTCCCTTCTTTGCCATCTCCGGTTCGGAGTTTGTGGAGATGTTCGTGGGCCGCGGTGCGGCAAAAGTCCGTGACCTCTTCAAACAGGCCCGGGAGAAAGCCCCATGCATTGTCTTCATTGACGAGATCGATACCGTGGGCAAAAAGCGGGATGCCGGCGGCATTTCCGGCAACGACGAACGGGAACAGACCCTGAACCAGCTTCTGGCGGAAATGGATGGCTTCGATGGATCCAAAGGCGTGGTCCTGCTGGCCGCAACCAACCGGCCCGAAACACTGGATCCTGCCCTGACACGACCCGGCCGGTTTGACCGGCGGATCCCGGTGGAACTGCCGGATCTGAAGGGCCGGGAAGATATCCTGAAGCTCCATGCGAAAAACGTGAAGGCGTCTCCTTCCATTGACTACAACGAAATCGCCCGGGCCGCTGCCGGTACCTCCGGTGCAGACCTTGCAAACATCGTCAATGAAGGTGCCCTGCTGGCTGTCCGGGATGGACGCAAACAGGTGACGCAGCGGGACATGGAGGAAGCCATCGAAATCGTAATTGCCGGCGAGCAGAAGAAAGGCGCAGTCATTTCTCCCCGGGAACGCATGATCGTGGCCTATCACGAAATCGGGCATGCCCTGGTGGCCGCGAAATCCAAGAACGCGGCTCCGGTGCACAAGATCACCATCATTCCCCGGACCAAGGGTGCACTGGGCTACACCATGCAGGTGGAAGCCGAGGAAACGAATCTTCTGACAAAGGAAGAAGCCTATCAGCGGATTGTCACGTATACAGGCGGCCGGGCGGCGGAGGAACTGGTGTTTCATTCCATCACCTCCGGTGCTGCCAATGACATTGAGCAGGCCACAAAGCTGGCCCGTGCCATGGTGACAAGACTGGGCATGTCAGAGAACTTCGGCATGACGGCCCTGGAGTCTGTGAACAACGCCTATCTGGGCGGTGACACATCCCTGGCCTGCAGTGACGAGACTGCGGCAAAGATTGACGTGGAAGTGGTTGCCCTGATTGGCAGTGCCTACACGGATGCCACGAAAATCCTGAGCGACAACATCATGAAGCTGCATGAGCTGGCGAAGTATCTGTACGAAAAGGAGACTATCACCGGCGAGGAATTCATGGAAATCCTCAACAGACCGGCGGATGACTCCGCAGCCGCGGCTCAGGCATAA
- a CDS encoding AEC family transporter yields MEMLNLQIQIFLLLAIGWILGRLKLVDKQARFSLSSLVMDLVLPAAIIRSFQLEMTHEILVSTFAVLVLSVLIQIGCILLNKFVWKGIRDEAIRTNLEYGTVVNNAGTLGMVIAEAAFGEEGLLFASVFMIPVRIMMWSYGITLYSHTASRKDAFKKAALHPCVVAVYIGVLVLIAQNSGFVLPAAVQSTLNAVANCNTALVMIVIGTILSDVHVRHMFDRLSIGYSVFRLLIMPGVLLLLRFLPIPALAANVCILESAMPAASTMVMLADKYHRDPAFASKMVFVSTLLSLFTMPFWTWVFSIIA; encoded by the coding sequence ATGGAAATGCTCAACTTACAGATACAGATATTTCTGCTGCTGGCCATTGGATGGATCCTGGGCCGGCTGAAACTCGTGGACAAACAGGCCCGTTTTTCCCTGTCCAGCCTGGTCATGGACCTGGTCCTGCCTGCGGCCATCATCCGGTCCTTTCAGCTGGAAATGACACATGAAATCCTGGTGTCCACGTTCGCAGTTCTTGTGCTGTCCGTCCTGATTCAGATCGGATGCATCCTGCTCAACAAATTTGTCTGGAAAGGCATCCGGGATGAAGCCATACGCACCAACCTGGAGTATGGTACAGTGGTGAACAACGCCGGGACCCTGGGCATGGTCATTGCCGAAGCGGCATTTGGCGAGGAAGGGCTGCTGTTCGCGAGTGTCTTCATGATCCCTGTCCGCATCATGATGTGGTCCTATGGCATCACACTGTATTCCCACACAGCCAGCCGGAAGGACGCCTTCAAAAAAGCCGCACTCCATCCGTGTGTCGTGGCTGTCTATATCGGTGTTCTTGTGCTCATTGCGCAAAACAGCGGTTTTGTGCTGCCGGCTGCTGTCCAGAGCACCCTCAATGCAGTAGCCAACTGCAACACAGCGCTGGTCATGATCGTCATCGGCACCATTCTCTCGGATGTGCATGTACGTCACATGTTTGACAGGCTGTCCATCGGTTATTCCGTTTTCCGCCTTCTGATCATGCCGGGTGTCCTGCTCCTGCTTCGGTTTCTGCCCATTCCGGCTCTGGCAGCCAATGTCTGCATCCTGGAATCTGCCATGCCTGCAGCCAGCACCATGGTCATGCTGGCAGACAAGTATCACAGGGATCCGGCGTTTGCCTCGAAGATGGTGTTTGTGAGTACGCTGCTGTCACTGTTCACCATGCCCTTCTGGACCTGGGTCTTCAGCATCATTGCGTGA
- a CDS encoding LacI family DNA-binding transcriptional regulator gives MEKIRLRDIADALGLSVATVSNVLNGKDSKVSPATRIRVLEAVEGSGYLPERAEVLLGRNPSRMVGLVVNDHPEYSGHPLEDPYNARFISFLQRAAVRHGLELLVKTARTWEEAAQFASMWNMTGLVVSGFCDADYVSLRQEMKIPLAACDAFSREAGFSSVTVQDRKGGRLAGEHLKSLGHSRVTCTTTNMICDDFERIQGIRDAGLQTDLFMISGDRTVMREQFRQHDFSHVTAVFCVSDRQAMELLCILHERGIRVPEDLSVIGFDGIEAGIWAVPPLTTIAQDLEAKAETAIASLFEDPASHLIDVELTVRRSTGYAKTIL, from the coding sequence ATGGAAAAAATACGACTGCGGGACATTGCGGACGCCCTTGGCCTCTCTGTGGCGACGGTCTCCAATGTCCTCAACGGCAAAGACAGCAAAGTATCACCGGCCACCCGGATCCGGGTCCTGGAAGCCGTGGAAGGATCCGGATATCTGCCAGAGCGCGCAGAAGTGCTTCTTGGCAGGAATCCGTCCCGCATGGTGGGGCTGGTGGTGAACGATCATCCGGAATACAGTGGCCACCCCCTGGAGGATCCGTACAATGCCCGGTTCATCAGCTTTCTGCAGCGGGCAGCTGTGCGCCATGGTCTGGAACTCCTCGTCAAGACCGCCCGGACCTGGGAAGAAGCCGCGCAGTTTGCCTCCATGTGGAACATGACTGGTCTGGTTGTGTCCGGCTTCTGCGATGCGGATTACGTCTCGCTCCGTCAGGAAATGAAGATTCCTCTGGCGGCCTGTGATGCCTTTTCTCGTGAAGCCGGGTTTTCCTCTGTCACGGTCCAGGACCGAAAGGGCGGCCGTCTGGCAGGAGAGCACCTCAAATCCCTGGGCCACAGCCGGGTGACGTGCACCACCACGAACATGATCTGCGACGATTTCGAGCGGATCCAGGGAATCCGGGATGCCGGTCTGCAGACCGATCTGTTCATGATCAGCGGTGACCGGACCGTCATGCGGGAGCAGTTCAGGCAGCATGATTTCAGCCATGTGACAGCTGTGTTCTGTGTCAGCGACCGCCAGGCCATGGAGCTGCTTTGCATTCTCCATGAACGGGGCATCCGGGTTCCCGAAGATCTCTCTGTCATAGGATTTGATGGCATTGAGGCCGGGATCTGGGCCGTTCCGCCACTGACTACCATTGCCCAGGACCTGGAAGCCAAGGCAGAAACCGCCATTGCTTCCCTGTTTGAAGACCCGGCGTCCCATCTCATCGATGTCGAGCTGACCGTCAGAAGGAGTACCGGCTATGCGAAAACCATTCTTTAG
- a CDS encoding MATE family efflux transporter translates to MRKPFFRTVMTIALPVALQSLVQSSFSVVDQVMIGQLGETAITAIGFGGKFLSLALMVIAGCASAAGILTAQYEGQANRRALEQSFSQVFLISLAVSGLFFAVSTILPGTIMGWYSPDATVISLASGYLRIFAWSLPFSTVTSLYSVVLRCCGHPVSPLYASGAGILANTALNALLIFGFGWGVQGAALASLLAQILMAVMTWCLVRRNLPWFGLMPAVAGLKTVIVILLPLVVTEFLWSLGENIYSMVYGHMGTGASAAMTMTVPLQSMTMGLLSGFSQAAAILIGQRLGAQDRIGAWQDSLSLIRYSLFGSLILAGLLCLGAPFYVRLYSVDESVRQMCQQLILVFALFSIVKTQNMVLGGGVLRSGGKTAWVLAIDITGTWGMGVPVAIWAGQAGFPVAMVYALLSLEEVLRLAITAGVFASRKWMETIRV, encoded by the coding sequence ATGCGAAAACCATTCTTTAGAACCGTCATGACCATTGCCCTGCCGGTAGCCCTTCAGTCGCTGGTGCAGAGTTCCTTTTCCGTGGTCGACCAGGTCATGATCGGCCAGCTGGGAGAAACGGCCATCACGGCCATCGGATTCGGGGGAAAGTTTCTGTCCCTGGCGCTCATGGTCATTGCCGGGTGTGCCTCGGCTGCCGGGATCCTGACAGCCCAGTATGAGGGACAGGCCAACCGGCGGGCTCTGGAACAATCCTTCTCCCAGGTATTTCTGATCTCGCTGGCTGTCTCCGGTCTCTTTTTCGCGGTATCCACGATCCTCCCCGGCACGATCATGGGATGGTACAGTCCGGACGCCACCGTGATTTCCCTGGCTTCCGGCTATCTGCGGATTTTTGCCTGGTCACTCCCGTTTTCGACGGTGACATCCCTGTATTCCGTGGTCCTTCGCTGCTGCGGCCATCCTGTCTCGCCCCTGTATGCAAGCGGGGCAGGCATACTGGCCAACACAGCCCTGAATGCCCTGCTGATTTTCGGGTTTGGCTGGGGTGTGCAGGGGGCTGCCCTGGCGTCTCTGCTTGCACAGATCCTCATGGCCGTCATGACCTGGTGCCTGGTCCGCCGGAACCTGCCCTGGTTTGGCCTGATGCCTGCCGTTGCCGGACTGAAAACCGTCATCGTGATCCTTCTGCCGCTGGTGGTTACCGAATTTCTCTGGAGTCTGGGTGAAAACATCTACTCCATGGTGTACGGCCACATGGGAACCGGCGCTTCGGCCGCCATGACCATGACCGTCCCCCTGCAGTCCATGACCATGGGGCTGCTGTCCGGGTTCAGCCAGGCTGCCGCCATCCTCATTGGGCAGCGGCTGGGAGCACAGGACAGGATAGGAGCATGGCAGGATTCCCTGTCACTGATCCGGTATTCCCTGTTCGGGTCCCTGATCCTGGCAGGGCTGCTCTGTCTGGGGGCCCCGTTTTATGTCCGGCTGTATTCTGTGGATGAATCCGTCCGGCAGATGTGTCAGCAGCTGATTCTGGTTTTCGCCCTGTTCTCCATTGTGAAAACGCAGAACATGGTTCTGGGTGGCGGAGTGCTGCGCAGCGGGGGAAAAACGGCCTGGGTGCTTGCCATCGACATCACCGGCACATGGGGAATGGGCGTTCCGGTGGCCATCTGGGCGGGGCAGGCCGGGTTTCCCGTGGCAATGGTCTATGCCCTTCTTTCGCTGGAAGAGGTGCTCCGGCTGGCTATTACTGCAGGGGTGTTCGCCTCCCGGAAATGGATGGAAACCATCCGCGTCTGA
- a CDS encoding methylated-DNA--[protein]-cysteine S-methyltransferase, which translates to MYQTAPDFPAAESVLYNSPLGILILEADEAGLTAVRFSPEQASDTAVRPGPITARAAEWLDGYFSGSCPEPDFPLNLKGTPFQKEVWAILQTIPAGKTMTYGEIARILADRRGIDRMAAQAVGQAVGKNPVCILVPCHRVLGQCQRLTGYAGGLERKKALLTLEGAEFLPDSN; encoded by the coding sequence ATGTATCAAACAGCACCCGATTTCCCCGCCGCTGAATCCGTTTTATACAACTCGCCTCTGGGAATCCTGATTCTGGAGGCCGATGAAGCCGGTCTGACGGCAGTCCGGTTTTCTCCCGAACAGGCATCGGATACGGCAGTCCGGCCCGGTCCCATCACCGCCAGGGCCGCAGAGTGGCTTGACGGGTATTTTTCAGGCAGCTGTCCTGAGCCGGATTTCCCTCTGAATCTCAAGGGAACCCCCTTTCAGAAAGAAGTATGGGCCATCCTTCAGACCATTCCGGCAGGAAAGACCATGACCTATGGAGAGATTGCCAGGATCCTGGCAGACCGCCGCGGAATCGACCGCATGGCTGCCCAGGCTGTGGGACAGGCAGTGGGAAAGAACCCGGTCTGCATTCTCGTTCCCTGCCACCGCGTCCTGGGACAGTGCCAGCGGCTCACCGGCTATGCCGGAGGTCTGGAACGCAAAAAAGCCCTCCTCACACTGGAGGGGGCAGAATTTTTGCCTGATTCCAACTGA
- a CDS encoding pyridoxal phosphate-dependent aminotransferase: MIRAARRVQEIQGATFADLDRKKKRFTDRTGLPVIDFSIGSSNIPPMDTVKETLSQAVQEDAAWQYSLGPLPEMIEAVQDWYQNRYGVDLEADEIFLLKGSQEALTHVPLVYCDPGDTVLIPDPYYPIYGTAPRLAGAAVQFMPLKEENGYLIDFDAIENPDEVKLMYVSYPGNPTGAVANDAFYERLVQFATDHDIIVLHDNAYSELVFEGETGKSFLAYPGAKEVGIELNSFSKSYSMGGARLAVLAGNAELVQAYRKLLDMTDFCVFPAIQQAGICALKEGQAFTEQVRNEYRRRRDYLIEKMKDAGWNIAVPKATMFVWARIPACWSSAQAFTDALVDQAGVLVNPGSNFGKEGERYVRLALVRSDGEVQEAARRIRESGLLETGDRSQ; the protein is encoded by the coding sequence ATGATCCGGGCAGCCAGACGGGTGCAGGAGATCCAGGGGGCCACATTTGCGGACCTGGACCGGAAGAAGAAGAGATTCACGGACCGGACGGGTCTTCCGGTGATCGATTTCTCCATTGGCTCATCCAATATCCCGCCCATGGATACAGTGAAGGAAACCCTGAGTCAGGCTGTGCAGGAAGATGCCGCCTGGCAGTATTCCCTGGGCCCCCTTCCGGAGATGATCGAGGCTGTCCAGGACTGGTACCAAAACCGGTACGGGGTGGACCTGGAGGCGGATGAAATTTTCCTGCTGAAAGGCAGCCAGGAGGCACTGACCCATGTCCCGCTGGTCTATTGCGACCCCGGGGATACAGTCCTGATTCCGGATCCCTACTATCCGATTTACGGGACAGCTCCCCGTCTGGCCGGGGCGGCTGTGCAGTTTATGCCCCTGAAAGAAGAGAACGGGTACCTGATCGATTTTGATGCCATTGAAAATCCGGATGAGGTCAAACTGATGTATGTGAGCTATCCGGGCAACCCCACAGGAGCTGTGGCCAACGATGCCTTTTACGAAAGGCTGGTGCAGTTTGCCACAGATCATGACATCATCGTGCTGCATGACAACGCCTACAGCGAACTGGTGTTTGAGGGGGAAACCGGCAAAAGCTTCCTGGCTTATCCCGGCGCCAAAGAGGTGGGCATTGAGCTCAACAGTTTCTCCAAGTCTTATTCCATGGGAGGTGCCAGACTGGCTGTCCTGGCAGGCAATGCCGAACTGGTGCAGGCGTACCGGAAGCTGCTGGATATGACGGATTTCTGTGTATTCCCGGCCATTCAGCAGGCGGGAATCTGTGCCCTGAAGGAGGGACAGGCCTTCACGGAACAGGTGCGTAATGAATATCGGCGTCGCCGCGACTATCTCATCGAAAAAATGAAGGATGCCGGCTGGAACATTGCAGTCCCCAAAGCCACGATGTTTGTCTGGGCGAGGATCCCGGCCTGCTGGTCCAGCGCCCAGGCCTTTACGGATGCCCTGGTGGACCAGGCCGGTGTACTGGTCAATCCAGGATCCAACTTTGGCAAAGAAGGAGAGCGGTATGTCCGCCTTGCCCTGGTCCGCAGTGACGGGGAAGTGCAGGAAGCGGCCAGACGGATCCGGGAAAGCGGACTGCTGGAAACCGGCGACCGGAGTCAGTAA
- a CDS encoding AAA family ATPase, with protein MTTIHDTLKNDILTAMGTARYLETDTGFPAPEMLRRQLMSLFEQKYGPGEGKEQLEAILPADMQSEAPVLPADGGTAADLFGEFEELDRRFQAQDPAFGTPNTRLLERIWKGLDASLPEAQDQNFALSPKARKLLAELDDMTGLDSVKKQVHRLAALQRISKIRESRGMKVPAVSRHLVFEGNPGTGKTTVARLIARLYREMGVLSRGQLVEVHRPDLVAGYIGQTAQKTEEKIRAALGGVLFIDEAYSLYKPSSPSDFGTEAIETLLKLMEDHRDDLVVIAAGYPMEMETFLESNPGLRSRFGTTLTFEDYTPDQLMEILLSLAQDMEYTIPVHAQKALKETIQGYMNHPDRHFANGRTMRTWLENAISRQAGRLMNVENPSLSDLTELTLEDFPPLS; from the coding sequence ATGACAACCATTCACGATACATTGAAGAACGACATTCTGACAGCCATGGGAACAGCCCGGTATCTGGAAACAGATACTGGTTTTCCGGCACCGGAGATGCTGCGCAGGCAGCTGATGTCACTGTTTGAACAAAAATACGGGCCGGGAGAAGGAAAAGAACAGCTGGAAGCCATTCTGCCCGCTGACATGCAGTCAGAAGCACCTGTTCTGCCGGCTGACGGTGGGACGGCCGCAGATCTTTTTGGGGAATTCGAGGAACTGGACCGCCGGTTCCAGGCACAGGATCCTGCCTTTGGCACCCCCAATACCAGACTTCTGGAGCGGATCTGGAAGGGACTTGACGCTTCCTTGCCCGAGGCGCAGGACCAGAACTTTGCCCTGAGTCCCAAAGCCCGGAAACTGCTGGCTGAACTGGATGACATGACAGGACTGGATTCCGTCAAGAAACAGGTCCACCGTCTCGCTGCCCTGCAGCGCATCTCGAAGATCCGGGAATCCCGGGGCATGAAAGTGCCCGCCGTTTCCCGTCACCTGGTCTTTGAGGGAAATCCCGGGACCGGGAAAACCACCGTGGCACGGCTCATAGCCCGGCTCTACCGGGAAATGGGGGTCCTTTCCCGGGGCCAGCTGGTGGAAGTCCACCGCCCGGATCTGGTGGCTGGCTATATCGGCCAGACCGCCCAGAAGACGGAAGAGAAAATCCGCGCTGCCCTTGGTGGTGTCCTGTTCATTGACGAAGCCTACAGCCTGTACAAGCCATCCTCCCCCAGTGACTTCGGGACAGAGGCCATCGAGACGCTTCTGAAACTGATGGAAGACCACCGGGATGACCTGGTGGTGATAGCCGCCGGATATCCCATGGAAATGGAGACATTCCTGGAATCCAATCCCGGCCTCCGGTCCCGCTTTGGCACCACACTGACCTTCGAGGACTACACCCCGGATCAGCTGATGGAGATCCTGCTGTCCCTGGCGCAGGACATGGAGTACACGATTCCCGTCCATGCGCAAAAGGCACTGAAAGAAACCATCCAGGGCTACATGAATCATCCCGACCGGCACTTTGCCAACGGGCGAACCATGCGCACCTGGCTGGAAAACGCCATCAGCCGGCAGGCCGGACGGCTCATGAATGTGGAGAATCCGAGTCTGTCGGACCTGACGGAACTGACCCTCGAGGACTTCCCGCCGCTTTCCTGA
- a CDS encoding threonine/serine exporter family protein — MNTILVSAAGAFLAASMYSVFFDVRRWNIVWSGVIAGSASVAGSICRVNGANEITCTFISGLVFAGLSEVFARICHTPVTTYLPSVLMPFVPGRLMLYLMGEIVQGRQSGAIGKLIEILSISGALALAILIMGTVFGLTSRIRAAMHRRKKLQEQD; from the coding sequence ATGAACACGATTCTGGTATCCGCGGCCGGCGCATTCCTGGCGGCGTCCATGTATTCGGTGTTCTTCGATGTCCGCCGCTGGAACATTGTCTGGTCCGGTGTCATTGCGGGCAGTGCCTCGGTTGCCGGGAGCATCTGCCGGGTGAACGGGGCCAATGAAATCACGTGTACCTTCATCAGTGGACTGGTGTTTGCGGGTCTGTCGGAGGTATTTGCCCGGATCTGCCACACACCTGTGACGACGTATCTGCCCAGTGTGCTGATGCCCTTTGTGCCGGGGCGGCTGATGCTGTATCTCATGGGCGAAATCGTGCAGGGGCGACAGAGCGGTGCCATCGGCAAGCTCATTGAGATCCTGTCCATTTCCGGGGCCCTTGCCCTGGCGATCCTGATCATGGGCACGGTCTTCGGCCTGACGAGCCGGATCCGGGCTGCGATGCACCGGCGGAAGAAACTGCAGGAGCAGGACTGA
- a CDS encoding threonine/serine exporter family protein, with protein MDLQESNRLASVVMRAGLILLESGAEIYRVEDTMNRICLSFPGVAQPEAFVTRTGVMFSFKAHERIITRVVRVQHYDTDLSKVDEINSLSRHASAMTLSQMERALDKIDAQKGYPWWVIALAGGFCSVGFGMMDGASLQGLVAAFGIGLIIWLVDGLLQKTFINGLLATLISGFLCTWLPMMVQEYLIPELDVGSAVVAAIALLVPGLAITNGIRDTISGDYLSGLAGTTEAFLVAIAIALGCLTAMMVGA; from the coding sequence TTGGATCTTCAGGAAAGTAACCGGCTGGCGTCCGTGGTCATGCGCGCAGGGCTGATCCTGCTGGAGAGTGGGGCGGAAATCTACCGCGTGGAGGACACCATGAACCGCATCTGCCTGAGTTTTCCCGGTGTGGCACAGCCCGAGGCCTTCGTGACACGGACCGGTGTCATGTTTTCCTTCAAGGCACACGAACGGATCATCACCCGTGTGGTCCGGGTGCAGCACTATGACACGGATCTCTCGAAGGTGGATGAAATCAACAGCCTCTCCCGGCATGCATCCGCCATGACCCTGAGTCAGATGGAACGGGCACTGGACAAAATCGATGCCCAGAAGGGCTATCCCTGGTGGGTGATCGCCCTGGCAGGCGGATTCTGTTCCGTGGGATTCGGCATGATGGATGGTGCCAGTCTGCAGGGCCTTGTGGCGGCTTTCGGGATCGGCCTCATCATCTGGCTGGTGGACGGGCTGCTGCAGAAGACATTCATCAACGGTCTGCTGGCCACGCTGATTTCGGGGTTTCTCTGCACGTGGCTGCCCATGATGGTGCAGGAGTACCTGATTCCGGAACTGGATGTCGGATCGGCGGTCGTGGCTGCGATTGCCCTGCTGGTGCCGGGACTGGCCATCACCAACGGTATCCGCGACACGATTTCGGGAGACTATCTCTCGGGTCTGGCCGGCACGACGGAGGCCTTTCTGGTGGCGATCGCCATTGCACTGGGGTGCCTGACGGCGATGATGGTGGGCGCATGA
- a CDS encoding dUTP diphosphatase: protein MKLYWAKVKDGARIPSKRREDAGYDLYPCFEEDWLEIGPMETRMVPMGIASAFDPGYVMILKERGSTGTKGIAQRSGVIDSGYRGEYLCPVTNLNEKPLRIIKEQAQKALDLKEAESFLLYPYEKALCQAILLPVPEPEVQELRFEDLQDIASERGAGRLGSSGK from the coding sequence ATGAAACTGTATTGGGCGAAAGTGAAGGACGGGGCTCGGATCCCTTCAAAGCGGCGGGAAGATGCGGGGTATGACCTGTATCCCTGCTTCGAGGAAGACTGGCTGGAAATCGGGCCCATGGAAACCCGCATGGTGCCTATGGGGATCGCGAGTGCCTTCGATCCGGGCTATGTAATGATTCTCAAGGAACGGGGGTCCACGGGAACGAAGGGGATTGCGCAGCGCTCCGGGGTCATTGACTCCGGATACCGCGGGGAATACCTGTGTCCGGTGACGAACCTGAATGAAAAACCGCTGCGGATTATCAAGGAACAGGCCCAAAAAGCCCTGGATCTGAAGGAAGCGGAGTCCTTCCTTCTGTATCCCTATGAAAAGGCACTGTGTCAGGCCATTCTGCTTCCGGTGCCCGAACCGGAGGTGCAGGAGCTGCGGTTCGAAGACCTGCAGGATATCGCCAGCGAGAGAGGAGCGGGACGCCTTGGATCTTCAGGAAAGTAA
- a CDS encoding DNA-deoxyinosine glycosylase — protein sequence MQLPGFGDTSDLQTYTALPPLVFEDSEYLFLMTMPSFDSEARKFYFADTGNHFWKVMAAIYKMPAETSEERTALCKANKIAIWSVLKSCKRHLSQQDTTTDEVYNDMAGFLKEHPTIKKLICVSRMAEHEIDRENWNFPADVQVCYVPSPSGADFMYEHLDELVPLYARALDRAQEVPENWY from the coding sequence ATGCAGCTCCCGGGATTCGGGGATACATCCGATCTTCAGACCTACACGGCTCTGCCGCCACTGGTGTTTGAAGACAGCGAATATCTGTTTCTGATGACCATGCCCAGTTTCGATTCCGAAGCACGCAAATTCTACTTTGCGGATACCGGCAATCATTTCTGGAAGGTCATGGCCGCGATTTACAAAATGCCGGCGGAGACCAGCGAAGAACGCACGGCTCTGTGCAAGGCAAACAAAATCGCCATCTGGTCTGTGCTGAAATCCTGCAAACGGCATCTGTCTCAGCAGGATACGACAACGGATGAAGTGTACAATGACATGGCGGGGTTCCTGAAGGAGCATCCCACGATCAAAAAACTCATCTGTGTATCAAGGATGGCCGAACACGAAATCGACCGGGAGAACTGGAACTTCCCGGCGGATGTCCAGGTCTGCTACGTGCCTTCTCCCTCGGGAGCGGATTTCATGTACGAACACCTGGATGAACTGGTACCGCTGTATGCCAGGGCCCTGGATCGGGCCCAGGAAGTGCCGGAGAACTGGTACTGA
- a CDS encoding FRAT-87 protein, producing the protein MTKDELVRALKEAVGGTPYGDAIVEEAAADFGDADKKYGQDMKDRLDEKLGVLKAYARIHKDAGEEAKATAEDEKIAIVEKALAALK; encoded by the coding sequence ATGACCAAAGATGAACTGGTACGCGCACTGAAGGAAGCCGTTGGGGGAACTCCCTATGGCGATGCAATTGTCGAAGAGGCAGCCGCTGATTTCGGCGATGCAGACAAAAAGTACGGCCAGGACATGAAGGACCGTCTCGATGAGAAACTCGGTGTCCTGAAAGCTTATGCCCGCATCCACAAAGATGCCGGGGAAGAGGCGAAGGCCACAGCCGAGGACGAGAAAATCGCCATCGTCGAAAAAGCCCTTGCAGCTCTGAAATAA